Below is a genomic region from Montipora capricornis isolate CH-2021 unplaced genomic scaffold, ASM3666992v2 scaffold_318, whole genome shotgun sequence.
AAATTCCATCGTCCCAACCAGCCTCCACACGTCCAAATGCGACAGCAAGCACCAAACGAGCCAGCCCAACAGACGAAATCCAGCCGTCACAGCCAGCCCCTAAACGTCCCAAGACGGAAATGGGCTTTAACAATCTGCGCAACAAGATCGCGTACATTGAGACAAGGCGCGCCAAGACAAATAAGTCCGTCGCTGTTCTGAGAGAACACGCCAGCAAGGGAGCCTGCCCAATTGGTCTGCAATATCGGCCTAAGCCACACCTCAGACCAGACAAGGACTTTCAAACCTGTCTTCAGCAGATCTGTTCCAGAGCTGAACAAGACCTCCTCCGACTTATGATccatcaacaggaaaaaaacgtCAGCGCATATACGAAGGCCCTTACGAACCTTAACGAGACGCTGGCCGCCATGTTTCctgacaaaaacaaacgagaaCAAGCCGAACGGAGGATCCAGCACGCTACAAGCAGATCCACTCTCAGAGGCCACAAGCCCAAACCAGCTGCCATTCACAAGCAGAACACAACTGACGAACTCGctttattaaaagcaaaaatgaaCGAACTTTCAACTCTATTTAATGtattttcgaaaaatgaaaataaagaaagagttgCAATTTGCCCAGTTGTCTGTTTTACTGACTCTGCACAAGCTAACTCTAAGCGATCCTGTTACACAAAAAGCGATCCCGCATgcgcaaagcaaataaaaatcaGTACGTTATACAACCTCGggcaaacaatgaaaaattcataaagAACTTGTCCCGCAAAATACTTACTGATCACGAAACAACTTTGCTAGCAAAAGGTCTTAAATTTATTCCAACTCCCCCAGTACCGGCTTCACATAAAAGCCTACTgaaagactttcaagtctttacCCGCTATATGCGATTACAATATATATTTGCTGACTAAGCAGGCAAGCCCCACCCGTTCCACGTTAAATCAAACTGGCAACCGCCACCACAACCATCAGTGGCACTGGAAAGCTATTTGGAACGCACGAAATTTGAGATTGCCTTCATcattttttcaaatgaaaaagatAACCTTTCAGCACAGCAAAGGGAAGCCCTGAAAACCCTTAGCGCGAACAAAGAGATCAACCTCAAAAAAGCGGACAAAGGGACCACAACTGTCATTATGGATACCAGACAAAAAATACAAGAAGGTCTAGAACAAGTCTCCAACGAGAATTTCTATAAACCTCTTGAAACACCTATTGTATCCTCGACAGCGCTAAAAGTTGGAAACATAGTCAAAACTTTGTTCGATAATGGACACATTGACAATATGACCTACAAGTGGCTTCTTCAGGCCAAAACCCACCGCGAATACCAGAAATTTACACGCTGAccaaaatacacaaaaacaCTCCTGTCGGCAGACCAATTGTTTCTGGTAGCAGTGGCCCAACAGAACGTATCTCCTGTTTTGTTGACTCCCTTTTACAACCGATCGCTCAAGAACAAGAGTCATATATCAAAGACACTACCCACTTTATCAACTTCATTGAAAACACTCCACTTCCCGACGGAGCGGTTCTAGCTACCCTTGACGTTTGTTCACTCCACACTAACATTCCACAAGAGGAGGGAATCGAAGTTGTTTGCCAATATTACCAAGAGCACTATCAGTCAAAAACACCCATCCCTAAACAATCACTTGGGGACCTCATGCGACTGATTCTCAAAGAGAactcttttaaatttaatgacaaaCACTACCTACAAACGCACGGAATAGCTATGggcacaaaaatggcagtagctTTCGCCGTCATTTTTATGGCGCACATTGAAAAACAACTACTAGCCCTCAGCCCACATAAACCTCTCATCTGGAAGAGATTCATCAATGACATCTTTTCAGTGTGGACCTTACCCAAAGCAGAAatcaacaattttattgttttcgccAACTCATTCCACACCACAATTAAATTCACGCATGAAATGTCATCGGAAAAGATCGTTTTCCTTGATACCGAAGTTTTTAAAGGCCCAAGGTTCATTACTGACAAAATTCTGGAtgttcaaacacattttaagcCGACAGAAACGTTCCAATACACACACTTCTCCTCATGTCACCCTCTCAGCGTTAAGAAGGGCTTTGTAAAAGGAGAAGCTTTGCGCTTACTAAGAACAAACTCGGTTAAAGAATCCTTTGAGTTAAAGAAATTACAATTCTTAACTCGacttttagaacgaggctaCCCTAAAAGCTTCGCCGAGGATATCTTAACCGAAATAAAATTCTCAACGCGCAACACGGCTTTACAAAACAAACCTAAAACATCCAAGAAAATTATCCCTTTCGACACCACTTTCAACCCTGCTACACCAAATCTTAAAAAAGATCTTAATTAAACACTGGCACCTTATAGCAGGCAACCATAATCTCGCGCGAATATTCAAAAATCCCCCAATGGTTGCTTATCGAAAGGACAAATCTCTGAAAGACTATCTTgtcagagcaagaattccttcactttaatttaacaatcAAGGAGTTATATACGGTAGGGGTCGAGTGACAGCATTACAACAACTAGCATTACAACACCCTAGCGATGGCCCCGTTCGCATCTGTGCCTCTATACCAAGCGTCCAACATGCTGATCAGCGCATGTGTGGTGGATGAATTAGGAACAGGTCCAAATTGGTTTGGGCCGATTTTCCGCATCACCGCCGGCTTAACATAGTCCTGGACAACATACTCCTCGGCTACTTTAGATAATATTGGAGTCAAGGAGATTGGGCGGAGATGTTTGTTAACATCCGACACAGGAGTCTGCTTATTGAGAGGGGTGATTTCGGCCCTTTTCCAAGAAGAGGGTAGACGCCCTTCTTGATATGAAGCATTCAGGATGTCCTCTACCGGGGCAGCGAGAATGTCAGCATTCTCTTTGAGGAGCCAGGCCGGAATCCCGTCTGGACCAGGCGCCTTACGGGGATTTAAGAAATGAAGTTTCATAAAAACTGAGTGATCTGATACAGGAGGTGGTGCGCTTGCTTGATCGTGTGCATAAACATGCACGGGGTCCATAGGGCTAAGGGGAGTAAACTCACTCATTTGGGATAAGAAAGCCTTGTTGATAAAATTGGCTAGGCTTCGGGAGTCCTTAAACTGCTCCCCCCCCTTCCCCGACCAGATGTTTGAGGTCGGTCAGGGGGTCAGGGTGTGATACAGGTATAAAACCGCTCAGGCGCTTGACCTCTTTCCACCACTGTGACGGTTTGCATTCCTTGAGATGTTGAACCTTCGCGGCGTAATAGTTCTATCGCTTTTAAAGTTACCTTTTTAAGTGTAGCACTGAAATTTTTACTCCGAGTCGTTTTGCACGCGCGACCTTGTTTAACAGGTATATACATATCGTATGATAATTGATTGATTGTTACTTTCATCACCAACTGAAGTGAAGTGGTGATATTTCCTATAAATTCCTAGAGTTAGGTAAAAGTAAACAGAACTTTATTTTTTAGCGCTCTTATTATGCTAGAAAATATCCATCGTGTGCTGGAAATAGTCCAGTTTGTTGTATTAAACGATACACGTAGGCAATTCATTGTCCCAAAACCTGTTGATTGAGTTACGGTGACATTGTGTTCTTTTATTAGAAACACCTATGTTGGCCAATGTTGGTCTTCTTcaggttgtttaaaaaaatgttatgAATAGTGCGGATCATTTTTAGTCGTTCCGCTTGGTGACCGCAGATGACATATCATGACCATTACACGACGTGTAAATGATGTCAAATTGCGCGGGGTAcagtcttttttctttattcccgCGCAATTTGACATTATTTACACGTCGTGTAATGGTCGTGATACGTCATGTGCGGTCACCACGCTGAAGAACTAAAAAGgatccgccatattgataacatttttaaacaacctaaagaagaccagtaaaactTGTGGAAACGTCGgttttaaaggtattttaacctcggaaattcccggaaacaattcaaatttttatttatgcttcatgctccatacagtctgactgatattgttggcaaggcaTTGATCTGGGCGAGCTCCGTTTGTTGGGACACAAATAATACCAcatttgtttttaatatttttgccaAGCCCTGATGGGCTAGGCCGTTGATTGAAAATCAGCATGGTAACCTAAGAAATACACAAATATAAAAGACATGATCCCAGCAAAGGTGAAAGGACACACGCCATCCccaagaaagtaaaaaaaaaaaaaagatggggAGTGTGGGGAAGGAAAATTGATTTGACTCTGTTGAATCAGGCTCCGCCTAGCTTGCgcaaatggtgaatgatctctAGAAAATCCCGGATGACAGAAATAcccaaactgcaacatggggAATAACTAACTAAGCATGTCACACTCAGCATAAATGCGTGTATTtcctctgggcaataaatttcCTTTTATGTACCTAGTATGTATATAGTTACCATTTCTTTGGCgatattgtcatttcaataACGCGAGAATTAGTCAGTGATAATCAATATGATGGTTTTATTTGCTCCTTTACTAGAAAATGGGGACCTGGCTCAGATTAGATAAAAggttttacaaaaagaaccaaaatgacaaACTGGAATAACATTTAGTATTAATCTTACAAGGGAAAGGTTtaaatgcactttaattttttggcctgaaagggttaattactTTTAAcactttatttaactcagctccGTCAGTCACTTTGTAAcaaagtcacacagttatttgtgtAGTTGAGAGGCGCAAAGCCgtatcatattttgaaagtgtatttagggcaatatacttacaacGTAAATAGATGTGTGAGAccagagaaaacattttctgggaattgagttatttcattctccctgagatatctagaaatgaaaataaaataagaaataagtactaatttcaaattaaagacgaacaatgcaattaataccattttagttttaattgccatttcgttcttagcattccCAGATCGTCCTTGTACTTGATTGTACTTAGACAAAACCAGTAAAATTAATCCCAATTGTCCTAAAAGGAATCCCTGAACGACTCAGAGCCATGAAATCACTGTGAcgactttatttaactcagctgtgTAAGTCACTTTATAACTAAGTCACACAATTATTCGTTAAGTGGAGAGGCGCAAAGCCGTGTCATATTTTGTACATTTGGGCCAATATACGTACAGCTCAGATAGatgtgtgagtcctgagaaaacgctTTCTGGGAATTGAGTTATTTTGTTcttatcaagaaaaaaaatcagaaatgaGTACAGatttcgaattaaacaagaaacatgcaatcaatcccattttaatttaattgccgtttcgttctcagcatttgcgAATCACGGTTGTATTCCATTCTATTTAGAcaagagcagtaaaattaattccaattgtcctAAAAGGAGTCCGTGAACGGCTCAGAGTGTTCAAATCAAGGGAAAATGGATAACAGTGGATTTGGTAGTTCTatggaaaacaataggaaaaatcaaaagcaaaatttagcattttaatgaccaaatgcagtttgAAGACATGCATTGTTTTATCGAGCTTAGATAAAGAAGGTTCATTGTATTGTTATGTTAATAAAGGAAGTGTTCTCACATGGAAACAGGAATTAACAGAGTTTCATAATGTCCTGATAGTTTTAAAAGTGAAGGACTCTGAGGTTTCATGGAACTATTATATGTAATTACCATCCCGTtgcagatattgtcatttcattGGCTCGAAATTAGTGTTTGTCAGTAGCAATCAATATGGTTGATTTATGTGCTCCTTTATTTGGAAAAGGGGTTTTGGCTAAGATCATAAAAAAGGGTTTTaaagaaagaaccaaaatgatagACTGAAATAACATTTaatattaatcttagaagggtagggttcaaatgcacttttattgttgacctgaaagggttaattactgTAAATACTTTATTTAACCTAGCTGACTAGGACAAATGGTACGCCTAAGTACCATTCTTGTAGGATTCGTAAAGGGAGATATAGCCCAAGAttccctgaaaatctcggctttctagctttcatggCGCGTATATGACTGGTATTCTAATTCAGGCCATTTGAGCCTATGCGACGGCGAAATTTTCAACCGATCGCGGAGCGGTTTTACTAacgtttttcagccaaaaaattactCTACAGGCTTcagaaaggataaagaaaaggattgtggttcattggatagaatttcaagcgttaaaatcgctgaaaaggtaacaTTATTTTCGTAGCGTCTTAATCACATGTTCCTTCACAGGTACACCAAGTAAAGCTGACAATGTAATTTGAGCATCACGATCAGATAAAATTATAAGCGTTTGCATATGGGAATTTGCAAACGTGTTTAGAAGTCGAAATAAAGAACATGAATCGAACAAAAATGCTTTACCTTGTCTTCTCGATAccttatcagtgtttttgtggcgtagtttggccatttcagcgctATTCCAGGGGGTTGTAGGTTCGCTGTTTTCTCTCTATATATTTATCTTGTTGGGGAATTATATGTGTGAGAGAGAAACGGTGAAACTAAGAACATACCATAAATAGGACAAGGAGGCAAGGTGAGAAATTCTggtgtatttttatttctattttaatgccctaaataaCGATCGCTAAATTCCCGATAAAAACCCTTTTGTATTAACGCAACAACGATACTCCGTGAGCTTTACCTATGGTTCCTTCGATCTCAAAGAATTGTGTTtcccctcaaaatattcgcttgttttcgctttcgctcgaacatattttccttgattacatgtccagtgaattgttttattctttggtatgaattttccgtcgaaaaatcggttattttgGTGGTTTTTTGCAAACAGCggttattcgtaatgcgatgtctcgttgccgttagcaacaggtcgcaaatttgacacttttatcgcattatcataTTACGCATtaatcgctaatccgattactcctaaaaatccaaaaatattcgtgcctcatcagtttccGGTCACATTTGAGTCctagaaagcagataaattgagGAAGAATTTAGTATTCGTAATCAACGTTTAAATGAccaattttgcctggaaaacttatttcagtgttatttttcttaatttttttctttcaactttcgtttttataaattgtttcagttgtctgttttttgagaaaaaaaaaaacattttttggcgatggagTCACTTTGTAATCTCagtttagcttttattgcagtttgaTTCCGAGCATTCACTGATCCCGGCTTTACTTAATTCCAATTAGGTCATCGTGGTTTTCTAACGTTAAGCTCACTGATAATGCTATTCATGAGGTATGTTTTGGAAGCTAAACGCACGCTCTCTGAACGGTCGGTCGGCGtcagattcgctctgacgaagggttaacgctcaAAACGCCAGCTTTTAGAAactctgtatggtggccaatttacattatcaactccgttgataaaaccaaatttttgtatactacttccccaccgacgcagcaccacagtttctttagaaagtacCCCCTTCATTCAAGAATTACAGTCTCTAGTTTTAGAGATATTCATTTTGTGTGTAACAAATTGCATTTCACCGGAAATGAAATGTATTCCTAAAGATCTGAACGCAGAGGTGGTTGTCTGAGTAGAATCGTAGTTTTCGATGATAATACATTaaactttttatattcttaGAATGTTGGACGTTAAGTGGGGCCCACATTCCGTGGACAGGTTCGCCTGCTGTTATAACAACAAGCTTGCTCGTTTTAACTCCGGGCTTTATCAGCCTGGAACAGAAGCGGTTGACGCATTTACTCCAGATTGGAAACACGAGAACAATTGTCTAATGCCCCCGGTTTCCCTAATTGTACGAGTTATTAATCATAGGGAACTATGTAAGGCTGAAggatcaatttgtttttccaGTGTGGAAGTCTTCCTGTTTTTGGACAGTCTTGCCTCGAGACGGCAGACATTTGAGTCCCTTTGTGAACGATTTGTTGTGATTACCTTATCAGAcatgaatttggttttatcaacggagttgatagggtaaattggccaccgtactgAGATTCTAAATGCTggcgttttgagcgttagccctttgtcagagcgagtccagagcgattcgctctgacgaagggctaacgctagagacgtcagcttttagaatctctgtacggtggccaatttacattatcaactccgttgataaaaccaaatttttgtatactacttccccaccgacgcagcaccacagtttctttagaaactaccccctttaatCAGACATGACATTTGTCTTTGTAATGAAGTTGAAATTTGTCtcatttctcgcctgaagttaggtcataaaatGCTTATTccgaaaaagaaacaaaaaagggaGGTCACCGACGTTGTTTTGCaggaaagaaaaaggagaaatgtcTTATTTCGATAGATGggtcatcataacgagatgtagcctcatctgctcatccgtcgaaaatcataaaaataacatATTAGAGTAAAGATTTCTGTGCACACAAAAATATAGGGTTGGGGTTGTTAGATACCTGCCTGcagctagggatgtcgtaaacagagTTAATCCTCAACGCGCCTTTTCACAAGTGCTACCCGTTGTAACCATTTCCGGAATTCAGGACACAAGGCCGGAAAGAAAAACTTTTAAAAGATAACCTGTTACATTGTGATTTTGtctcatttcatcatattttgtgtATTGTAAGAAGAGAAAGTGATtcatgtaaaaaaataaataaaataaaaaataggggtcaccgatgaacTAAACCAGTGAAATCAATGTGATGTTccaagctcttggaaaattttgtttgtcacatttttatttgacctgtcggggaaggactggaacccaagacaggatcgatcgatgaaaggtttttgtaaaaaaaaaaaaaaaacactttctcgagcatagcaacgaagtttgaGGCAGGTGacatctttatttggttagaTTTTTTGCATCATATCTCTCCACTGCCGttatgctcatcttctggagtgtggtttttgtgagatATAATCGCTGGCTGTTGCCACGTAGGTCCGCACCATTTAAGTGGATGGGGAAGAAAAAACATTCTGTTCTATTTgtatgaaagtaaaggaaaagaacttcaaaaccaTGTGTTCATTTCGGATCAAGAATTTCGTAGCGTAAtaagaacattaaaaaaaccCAGCCCCATTAAATTCACGCAAGGTCGCTGACTTAAACTAATcttcctcgagttttcaaaacttttagccactactcgattagctaccttttccagaccttttccagcctcccTCTCATTTCTGTTTAACGTTTCATAataaattggaaataaatgtgccatttttTTCTTGGCCAGGGTGCCTTATCCGAGATCATggtagagagcttaagcaacgacaacggcgacggctacgagaacctcacaaatttgcatatttagggagcaaaaacaatagctttgcacgccctgcacgtgcattttacacttttgtccatttctctggcgtcgtcagcaaaacaacaacttgaaattgccaaatttgaggatttatgaagaacgtcagcacatGCTGATGAATTTCcatttcttccctaaattaagcgcaATTCCGACCAGTgttatttttgaggaactaccacacccttgtcatattaaaaaggttgaaatagtcacgaagtgattacaataacgtgaatctATAGTTTGCGATGACGTTCTCCTTGCTGTCGCCGTCGTTGTTgcataagctccctattatcttAACTAATGATGGAAGTAATTCGTGACATATTTCAAACGAACATCCTTAGGTAATTAAAACAATTGTATTCGGAGTGAACACATGCATAACTGCACGACGAATGCATAACTGCACGACGATGAAGCTGCAGCCCTTTTAGCTTTgggagttttcaaaaaaaaaaaaaaaaacggttttgGAGTTCAGATAGTTCATTTCTACACACATATCTGATAAGGAGAGCATGGAAGGCAATGAAAATCACCgagaaatttaaaaagtgaattATCAGTTACGTGACTAATGCTGTTTTTCTTGATATTTGCTTATTTCATCTTAGAAAAGtcctttattttaatttcactAAACAGGATTTCGTCCTAATGTCCTTTAAGTATGTTTTCATTTACAAATCGAATTCatttaaactttgaaaaacatgtCAGAGAAACAAGACAAAACCGATATCCTCTTTGCTTGTTAAAAGCACATGGTTTAAATTAATGCCATAGGCTTGCCATCCATCATAGAAAGCTCTTTTTTAATTAGCACAAGCTTAGACAGCATTTGGAACAATTTCCCGAGAAATATACACAATAGATAAGAGGTAAGTTTTGATGGTTAAATGATATAATGCGCCTGGAAAGGATGATAAGAAAGTTGCTTAGCAACGGGCGAAAGGACGACTGAAAAATCATGGGATTCGAATTTACAACCTTTGTAACACCAGgcggatgctctacccattacCCTTCAAGAACAACAACATAGTTAGGTCGCCTATCTTTGTTCTTTAGACAGAGTCCCACGGCTCTGCAGGCTCTACGTTGTCTTTGAAATTCCTAAAATAGATACGCTCTCCAAACAATTAGGTtatcaataaataaaatgtGCCACAAACTTAATCTCTTGTAGATTCTGGAAGCgtatgtttttgcttttttttttaacttctagAAATGAAAGCATGCAAAGCAATGGAACGCAGTAAAACATATAAGacctttaaggtaattccctggttttgcattgcgcaacccgaCTGCGCATattttcttgcgtcattggcacGCGCATTAACTCGCGCACACTGATAAtatggcggattttcattgacacTAAGCTTAATCTGTCAAACAATGGCTACTTTCTCTTGAACAAGCAaggtgaccccccccccccccccgcctccTGTTTAAGGGTGTTATGTACTCGTAATGGgcacacggaaaacatattttgggGAGAAACAAAGTTGTACTATTTATATATAAGTGACATGAAACAGCATTTGTAGCCAGACACtgagtgtgaggtgatgatgtaGCGATCTAATTTGGTTACATTTTTTtgcacttagaataaagggcaggtagcgcgaaaacaagcgtgctgaccccatctttttattgcatcatTTTAATGTCCTGTGCATGACTACCAATTGTGCAAAGTTTAaggtgctactatgataaaaaaatatcactcttttttttcttcatactTTGAAAGTGTGATTTCTTAACACTtggctggcaaaattttaagctttgatttttatgcaAAGGCTATGTTACTTTGATcatgagtgtaagttttggatttcacggtccgtcattactcactgtccaaactgaccgattggacctcagagagttggatctaGGAAAAAGTCACGCAATTTACCCACTTGCTTAAAATTTTAGcctgtaaatgcagcttattatatatgcaagaAACGAGTTTAAATTAATTCAGCcgtgtacacacgcattgcattcttaaactattgagacTTTaccgtcattttctcctcaatccagctctctcaaattTATTAAAGTGAGTAATGGCgcaccattaaataggaaaattccagttaaaatagacgggtgtttttttttttttttaatcaaggcttAGAACTTCGATCAGTTACTGTTTAGacaacatagttttgaaatcgaaagaagaattgaacttgcgtttttggtcatagtagcactttaacaaaAATTTGGATATTACGTCATTCTTAAGGGAATCACTTTTAATTTGCAGAACTATTTCTTACTGCTGGCTGACTACACGGGCGAGTCCCCGCCATGAGCAGGCGATGTCGGGGACTTGACCAAGTTATTCGAACAAGGTGAAGTTAGGTGAAGTTATGAAGGTGTTTATGTTAAGTTATGAGGGCTCAGTAGTTTGGGCGCTTTCATTGAGATCCGAACATCCCGAATTCAAGACTCGTTGTGACCGCTCCTTGAATTTGATTCTGAtaatccctggttcaacttgtcGCCTGCACTTGCATAAATAGCAAACTGGTTTGCGTCTGACCAGTTAGGGTTCTTACTGGTGATGTCTTGTTTCGTTAATTGTGTTCCATTGGCCCTAAAAAGTCCCTTGGGAGTGGTAATTTTTACTttggtttatttttgtttcatttcatattataCATGGCATCACGATACACCTTAAGCTTCCAGAGCACTGAACATTATATTTACACTAATGCAAAAGTTCTTCCGGATTTGTAAATGTTGCTGATTGTTTTAGCACATACCTACTAAATTGTGTTAAACATATTAATCATATCAGTAAGTGTTTGCATCATAGAGTGTACCGACTCTCAACAATGAGTTTACAAAAGCCCACTAGTCCAGAGAAAACTGGATATCTCCAGgaaaatatcagaaaaaaattaaaattccaaCGGAATGAAAGAAAACCATCCACTTCCGTTATGTTTCGTCATATCTTCGGCATTAGCGCGTACAGTCTTAATT
It encodes:
- the LOC138035211 gene encoding uncharacterized protein; the encoded protein is MSEFTPLSPMDPVHVYAHDQASAPPPVSDHSVFMKLHFLNPRKAPGPDGIPAWLLKENADILAAPVEDILNASYQEGRLPSSWKRAEITPLNKQTPVSDVNKHLRPISLTPILSKVAEEYVVQDYVKPAVMRKIGPNQFGPVPNSSTTHALISMLDAWYRGTDANGAIARVL